In the Burkholderia cenocepacia genome, one interval contains:
- a CDS encoding ATP-binding protein — MHVELFAQHHACPGWQGDMARRITAFDWSATGLGPLDGWSASLVAAVRTVLASPLPLVMLWGRPGYMIYNDAYAGFAGGRHPYLLGQPVELGWPEVADFNRNVMNTCLAGGTLSYRDKALVLLRSGRPEDVWMDLHYSPLPDDEGAPGGVLAVVVETTERVLATRHRDRAEAALQASNAELRELTETLEQRVTDAIAERAAIEEQLRHAQKMEAIGNLTGGIAHDFNNVLQVISGNLQILSVELGAHASAQPRIENANNAVRRGAQLASHLLAFARRQPLAPTTLNPCRLIDGMNEMLHRALGETVRIVSALAPDVGNVLADRHQLENALLNLAINARDAMRGGGTLTIAAYNSTQPGHAAGTRGTTMPPGEYVTFEIADTGIGMTADVLERVFEPFFTTKPDGEGTGLGLSMVFGFVKQSGGHVSIDSTSGQGTTVRLTFPRCHEAADEPARTPQHDAVRGRETILVVEDDADVRLTVVDMLAQLGYKVITASDGEAALRVLDSETPIDLLFTDVIMPGRVKGGELGRRAALRKPPLPVLFTSGYTRDEIFHAGRLDPGVMLLGKPYRRDELAARIRSVLDAQQADAA, encoded by the coding sequence ATGCATGTCGAGTTGTTCGCGCAGCATCACGCTTGCCCCGGCTGGCAGGGCGACATGGCCCGACGCATTACCGCATTCGACTGGTCGGCCACCGGGCTGGGCCCGCTCGACGGCTGGTCCGCCAGCCTCGTCGCGGCGGTCCGCACCGTGCTCGCCTCGCCGTTGCCGCTGGTGATGCTGTGGGGCCGCCCCGGCTACATGATCTACAACGACGCGTATGCCGGATTCGCCGGCGGCCGTCACCCGTATCTGCTCGGTCAGCCGGTCGAACTCGGCTGGCCCGAAGTCGCCGATTTCAACCGAAACGTGATGAACACCTGCCTCGCCGGCGGCACGCTGTCCTATCGCGACAAGGCCCTCGTGCTGCTGCGCAGCGGCCGCCCGGAAGATGTCTGGATGGATCTGCACTACAGCCCGCTGCCCGACGACGAGGGTGCACCGGGCGGCGTGCTCGCCGTCGTGGTCGAGACCACCGAGCGCGTGCTCGCCACGCGCCATCGCGATCGCGCGGAAGCGGCGCTGCAGGCCTCCAATGCCGAGCTGCGCGAGCTGACTGAAACGCTCGAACAGCGCGTGACCGACGCGATCGCCGAGCGTGCGGCGATCGAGGAGCAGTTGCGTCACGCCCAGAAGATGGAAGCGATCGGCAACCTGACCGGCGGCATCGCGCACGACTTCAACAACGTGCTGCAGGTGATCAGCGGCAACCTGCAGATCCTCTCCGTCGAACTCGGCGCCCATGCGAGCGCGCAGCCGCGGATCGAGAACGCGAACAATGCCGTGCGGCGCGGCGCGCAACTGGCGTCGCACCTGCTCGCGTTCGCGCGACGCCAGCCGCTTGCGCCGACCACGCTGAACCCGTGCCGGCTGATCGACGGCATGAACGAGATGCTGCACCGCGCGCTCGGCGAAACCGTGCGGATCGTCTCCGCGCTGGCGCCCGACGTCGGCAACGTGCTCGCCGACCGGCACCAGCTCGAAAACGCGCTGCTGAATCTCGCGATCAATGCGCGCGATGCGATGCGCGGCGGCGGCACGCTGACGATCGCCGCGTACAACAGCACGCAGCCCGGCCACGCGGCCGGCACGCGCGGCACAACGATGCCGCCCGGCGAATACGTGACGTTCGAGATCGCCGACACGGGCATCGGCATGACGGCCGACGTGCTCGAACGGGTCTTCGAACCCTTCTTCACGACCAAGCCGGACGGCGAAGGCACCGGGCTCGGGCTCAGCATGGTGTTCGGTTTCGTCAAACAGAGCGGCGGCCACGTGTCGATCGACAGCACGTCCGGCCAGGGCACCACCGTGCGCCTCACGTTTCCGCGCTGCCACGAGGCAGCCGACGAACCTGCCCGCACGCCGCAGCACGACGCGGTGCGCGGCCGCGAAACGATCCTCGTCGTCGAGGACGATGCGGATGTCCGGCTGACGGTGGTCGACATGCTCGCGCAGCTCGGCTACAAGGTCATCACGGCGTCCGACGGCGAAGCCGCGCTGCGCGTGCTCGACAGCGAAACGCCGATCGATCTGCTGTTTACCGACGTGATCATGCCGGGCCGCGTGAAGGGCGGCGAACTCGGACGCCGCGCCGCGCTACGCAAGCCGCCGTTGCCGGTGCTGTTCACGTCCGGCTATACGCGCGACGAAATCTTCCACGCGGGGCGGCTCGACCCCGGCGTGATGCTGCTCGGCAAGCCGTACCGGCGCGACGAACTCGCGGCCCGGATTCGCAGCGTGCTCGATGCGCAGCAGGCCGACGCGGCATGA
- a CDS encoding YciI family protein, with translation MRVMVIVKATADSESGQMPDTELMAEMGRFNEELVKAGILLAADGLRPSSHGKRVHFSGKNRSIIDGPFAETKELVAGYWLWQVKSMEEAVEWVKRCPNPMPGDSDIEIRPLFEMEDFGDAFTPELREQEARMRAEVDARQQR, from the coding sequence ATGCGCGTCATGGTCATCGTCAAAGCCACCGCCGATTCCGAATCCGGCCAAATGCCCGACACCGAACTCATGGCTGAAATGGGCCGCTTCAATGAAGAACTCGTGAAAGCCGGCATCCTGCTCGCCGCCGACGGGTTGCGCCCGAGCAGCCACGGCAAGCGCGTGCACTTTTCCGGCAAGAACCGCTCGATCATCGACGGTCCGTTCGCCGAAACGAAGGAACTCGTCGCCGGCTACTGGCTGTGGCAGGTCAAATCGATGGAGGAAGCCGTCGAATGGGTGAAGCGCTGCCCGAACCCGATGCCCGGCGACTCCGACATCGAGATCCGCCCGCTGTTCGAGATGGAGGATTTCGGCGACGCATTCACGCCGGAGCTGCGCGAGCAGGAAGCGCGGATGCGTGCGGAAGTCGACGCCCGACAGCAGCGCTGA
- a CDS encoding MFS transporter produces MPAATAPASAAARLERLPFSGYHKRIFFIIAIAFFFDSVDLGTMTFVLGSIRKEFGLSTAAAGLVASASFFGMVLGAAVAGLLADRFGRRPVFQWSMVLWGAASYLCSTAQSVDALIVYRVLLGIGMGMEFPVAQTLLSEFVPTEKRGRLIALMDGFWPLGFITAGIVAYFVLPQFGWRTVFALLAIPAVFVLVVRRIVPESPRWLEHAGRHAEADTVMHAIEAKVMRSAGVTTLPPPSRLAEPAAARGRGALREIWSGVYRRRTVMVWLLWFFALLGFYGLTSWLGALLQQAGFEVTKSVFYTVLISLGGVPGFLCAAWLVERWGRKPTCIASLIGGAAMAYAYGQSALYGGSTTLLIVTGLAMQFFLFGMWAALYTYTPELYGTGARATGSGFASAIGRIGSLIGPYVVGVVLPVFGQGGVFTLGALSFIAAAIAVWTLGIETKGLALEQLAAGDDAGGSGRYPAAAADEAS; encoded by the coding sequence ATGCCCGCCGCCACCGCTCCCGCCTCCGCCGCCGCCCGGCTCGAACGCCTGCCGTTCTCCGGCTATCACAAGCGCATCTTCTTCATCATCGCGATCGCGTTCTTCTTCGATTCGGTCGACCTCGGCACGATGACGTTCGTGCTCGGCTCGATCCGCAAGGAGTTCGGGCTGTCGACCGCGGCCGCCGGCCTCGTCGCGAGCGCGAGCTTCTTCGGGATGGTGCTGGGCGCGGCCGTGGCCGGCCTGCTCGCCGACCGTTTCGGCCGCCGGCCCGTGTTCCAGTGGAGCATGGTGCTGTGGGGCGCCGCGTCGTACCTGTGCTCGACCGCGCAGAGCGTCGACGCGCTGATCGTCTACCGCGTGCTGCTCGGCATCGGGATGGGGATGGAGTTTCCGGTCGCGCAGACGCTGCTGTCTGAATTCGTGCCGACCGAGAAACGCGGCCGCCTGATCGCGCTGATGGACGGCTTCTGGCCGCTCGGCTTCATCACGGCCGGCATCGTCGCGTATTTCGTGCTGCCGCAGTTCGGCTGGCGCACCGTGTTCGCGCTGCTCGCGATTCCGGCCGTGTTCGTGCTCGTCGTGCGCCGCATCGTGCCGGAATCGCCGCGCTGGCTCGAACATGCGGGCCGGCACGCGGAAGCCGACACGGTCATGCACGCGATCGAGGCGAAGGTGATGCGCTCGGCCGGCGTCACGACGCTGCCGCCGCCGTCGCGGCTCGCCGAACCGGCCGCCGCGCGCGGCCGCGGCGCGCTGCGCGAGATCTGGAGCGGCGTGTACCGCCGCCGCACGGTGATGGTGTGGCTGCTGTGGTTCTTCGCGCTGCTCGGCTTCTACGGCCTCACGTCGTGGCTCGGCGCACTGCTGCAGCAGGCCGGCTTCGAAGTCACGAAATCGGTGTTCTACACGGTGCTGATCTCGCTCGGCGGCGTGCCGGGCTTCCTGTGCGCCGCGTGGCTCGTCGAACGCTGGGGCCGCAAGCCGACCTGCATCGCGTCGCTGATCGGCGGCGCCGCGATGGCGTACGCGTACGGCCAGAGCGCGCTGTACGGCGGCAGCACGACGCTGCTGATCGTCACGGGCCTCGCGATGCAGTTCTTCCTGTTCGGGATGTGGGCGGCGCTGTACACGTACACGCCCGAGCTGTACGGCACCGGGGCGCGTGCGACGGGTTCGGGCTTCGCGTCGGCGATCGGCCGGATCGGCTCGCTGATCGGGCCTTACGTGGTCGGCGTCGTGTTGCCGGTGTTCGGCCAGGGCGGCGTGTTCACGCTCGGCGCGCTGTCGTTCATCGCGGCGGCCATCGCCGTGTGGACGCTCGGGATCGAGACGAAGGGCCTCGCGCTGGAACAACTGGCGGCAGGCGACGATGCGGGCGGCAGCGGCCGGTATCCGGCGGCGGCAGCGGACGAGGCGTCCTGA